TGCGGCACTTCTCGAACTGGGCGTCACAGGCAGCTTCCTGCGCCGGCGTCGTCGCGTTGCGGAAGCACTGCGCGCGCCTGTCGATACAGAAGGCACAGGGCCCCGCCGCCTCGGCCTGGGTGTTGGTGAATCCCGCCGCGAATCCCAGACATGCCGCCACTGCCGCCAGCGCCATCTTGAGCTTCATCACGACCTCCAGTTGGGGTTGGACCGCAGTGGAAGTCTAGCACTGTTATTCCGGGGAAGACCGGGCTCTGGCCAATCCCTCGACCAGAAACAGCCGGGAAAGCGCCGCGTTGTAGCTGTATGTGTAGAACTTTCCGTCCTCGGAGATCGCCATCGTCATCACGGAGATGAGGCCCGGCATGACGCCTCCCGCTGGGACGGTCAGGTGCGGCGTGCTCGCGCCGGTCTTCACGTCGACCCTGGAGACGCGCACCGGGAGCGAGACGCTTCGCAGGTAGAGGGCTTCTCCACTCGCGTCCCAGCCCACCACCCAGTGATCCGTGAACCGGCCGGGGACGGTGCCCAGCGCCTCACCCGTCTGGGAGAACAGGCGGAGGCTTCCCTCCGCGTCCACGGTCGCGAGGCGGAGGCCATCGGGTGAGATGACCGTGTAGAAGCCCATGCCTTCCGCCGTGATGGGCCTGGGGGCTCCGGCGCCGGGTTCGAAGACCCAGAGTCGGGCGGGACGTCCCTCTTCGTGCGCGCGCAGCAGCAACCGCTTCCCATCCGGAAACCAGCGCGCGGAGAGCACCGCGGTGACGGGCTCGAGCGACAGCGACCGGGGCTCTCCCGCGCCCGTGGGCAGCAGCAGGAACTCCATCCGCTCGCCGTAGCGCACCGTCAGCACCTGCTTGCCGTCCGGAGACAGCGCCATGGGGATGCCGTCACCCAGGCGGATGGGTGGGGCGCCATCGGTGGTGCGCAGATAGGCGCCGTAGGTGGGGCCCTCCACCTCCGCGCCCTCGGCGAAGAGGAAGGTCCGGCCGTCGCGGGACATGTCCGTCATGAACGACGAGTCCGACCACGTCAGGTCCTTCTCCGCGCCCGCGTGCCCGAACGCCAGCCCCGTGCGGATCACCGGGTGATCCACCAGGACGGAGCCGTCCCGGGAGATGTCATGCAGCACCATCCGCCCGGCGATCCGATCCACCGGACGCGTCGTGCCGTGCAGGTCGACCGCGAACAGCTCGGAGTCCGCGCCCGTCCGGGAGGCGGTGAACCACACCTCCCGTCCATCGGGAGCCCACGCCAGCCCCCGGATGCTCGCCCAGTCCGAGGAGAGCTCGCGGGGCGGACCGTCCTTCTCCAGCACCCAGACCCCGCCCCGGTCGTCCTTGGGGTGCTCATGGAACAGGAAGGCAATCCGCGCCCCGTCGGGGGACACGCGTGCGTGGCTGATCCATCCCTGGGATTCGAAGCGCACCGTGCCGGGGGGCTGCTCCAGCCGGAAGTTCTCGCCCACGCGGCGCACCACCGCGAGCGGTCCATCCGCACGTCCCCAATCCGCCTCCAGCACGCCATCCAGCACGGCCCGGGGCGCGCCGCCCGCGAGCGGCATCAACCCCAGCGTCCCGCTGCCGTGGTCGGCGTCGAAGAACCGGGGCTCGAGCAGCACCGCCAGGTCCCCCTTGGAAGACGCGGCGAGCACATCCGCGTGCTGCCCCAGCGGCTGTGACAGCGGACGCTCCGTGCGCGCGCTGTAGAGCTGCGCGGGTCCTCCCTCCCACGCCGCGCCATAGAGCAACGTGTGTCCGTCCGCGGAGAACCGGGCGTTGAGCACGTGGCCCCGGCGGAACGTGACGGGGCGGTACGTCGGCCGTGACGACGGGTCGGTGGCCACCGCGGGGGTCGCCTGCCGGAGTCCAAACGACATGAGTCCACCGGCCACGAACAGCAGCAGGACCGCGACAGCCGCGAACAGGGCAGGGCGTGGAATCACCCGGCGCCGCTCGGCCAGGGGCGCACCGCGAGCCGCGATGGACTCCAGGGCGAAGGCCAGGTCCTGCGCGGACTGGAACCGTTCGCCGGGGGCCTTCGCCAGACAGCGAGCAATCACGGTCCCCAACTCCCCCGGCAGCACGGGAGGCGCATCGCGGAGCGCGGCGCTCATCCGTTCCACCGGGCTGTCACCGTCAAAGGGAGCACGGCCGCTCACGGCCTCATGGAGCACCGCGCCGAGCGAGAACACATCCGCGCGAGCATCCACGCCCTGACCGCGGATCTGCTCCGGAGCCATGTACCCGGCGGTGCCCACCACCGCGCCGCTCTGGGTGAGCGAGGCGTCCTCGATGCGCTCGGTGAGCCGGGCCAGCCCGAAGTCGAGGACCCGCGCGCTGCCGTTCGCGCACAGGAAGATGTTCGCGGGCTTGAGGTCGCGGTGGATGACGCCACGCGCGTGCGCGGCCGCGAGCCCCTGTGACAACTGGATGCCCAGCCGCACCGCCTGCTCCGGTGGCATCGGCCCCCGCATCAGCCGCGCCCGCAGGGTGACCCCCTCCAGCCACTCGGTGACGAGGTACGGCACGTCCTCCTGGGTCCCCACGTCGAACAGGGTGAGCAGGTGGGGATGGGACAGCGCACCCACCGCGCGAGCCTCCTGTTGGAAGCGGGCCAGGCGCTCCGGATCCCGGGCGAAGCGGACCGGGAGCACCTTCAACGCCACGTCCCGTCCCAGCCGCCCATCGCGAGCCCGGTACACGTCCCCCATCGCGCCACTGCCCGCATGGTCGACGATGACGTACGGCCCCACCTGCTCCCCAGGAGCGAACGAGCGGGGCGGAGGAGCCGCTTCCGCGAACCGGCCCTCCGCGTGCCACGTCGCCGCGACGGCCGCGAGCAGCGACCCGCAGGAGTCACAGCGGGACAGGTGCGCCTCGGCGAGGGCGCGCTGCTCGTGCGGCAGGCGGTCCTCCACGAAGGCGAGAATCGTTTCCTCGGAGGGACATCCCGACATGGTGGGACGGGACTCTAGGAGCGTTCGCGCTCAGGGCAGAAGTGGGGGGACCGCGACCCGGTACGCGCGGAAGGGCAGGGTCGGAGTCCCGGGCGCGCCGAAGAGGTACCCCATCTGCGACTCCAGCACCCAAGCGCCGTCCGCGGTGAGCGCGGCGGCGGTCGGCTCCCCGAACCCGTTGGCGAGCACCTCCTTGACGCCCGAGCCTTCACCGAGCGTCACGATGGAGGCCTGACCGGCAGTGTTCTCCACGACGAGCAGCCGCCCCGAATCCACCCACTCCAGGCCATCCGGCGTCTCCAGGGCCGGGCTCACCGGAATGCTCACGGGAGCCGCAGCGCTCCCATCCGGCTGGATGTCGATGGCGAACAGCGTGCCCGTGTCGCTCTTCACCACGTAGAGCCGGCCCGCGCCGTCGTAGGCGATGCCGTTGAGCGTGAACGCGCCCTCCTCGGAAGGGGCGAACGCATCATCCGAAGCCCAGGTGGTGAGCGCCGTCCCACCCACCGCGAGCCGGACGACGATGTTCGTGAATGAGTCCGTCGCATACACATTGCCCGCCGCGTCGACGGTCACGTCGTTGCAGAAGCCACTCTCTCCGGGCATGGGATGGCTGGCCTTGAGTGCGCCCGTGGAGAGCGCATACGCGGCCAGGTGCGCGGGCTGCGCGGGAGGAAGCAGGTCGTCGTAGGTGCAGGCCCAGAGCGTGTCGTGCGCTTCATCCACCGCGAGCCCGTAGATGCCAAAGGCGGGGCGGCCCGGGACGAAGACCTCGGCCCCGAGCGCGCCCGGCTTGACGCGAGCGATGGCGCCCGTGCCCAGGCTGCCCGCGTAGAGCGTGCCGTCCTTCGCGGAGGCGATGCCCTCTGGATAGAAGTCTTCGCCGGGCCACTGCGCTTCGGTCGGGACGGAGCGGGGGGCTTCGGGGAACGGCTCGCAGGCGGAGACGGTGGCGGCAAGGGTGACGACGGACAGCCAGGAACGGACGCGCATGAGGCTTTCCTCGGTGAGGCCCGGAAGGGGCCTTTCGACGCCCTGACACCGGCCGGGAAAAACCTTGCAGCGAAAGTTCAGCTCCCCGGACCGAGCAGCCGCGTCAGGCTGAGGTCCACCTGGCTCACGACCAGCGCCGCGATGCTGTCCACCGAGGACGCGCCCACCCCCAGGCGCTCGCAGAGCCGCCGCGTCGTGGTCTCCGCCACCTGCTCCCGCGCGCGGCTGAGCCACCGGGACACGGTGGACATGTGGACGCGGTAGAGGGCCGCGATGGCGTCCAGGGACAGCGCCTCCACGTGGTACAGGCGCATCAGCGTGCGGTCCCGGTCGGACAGCTCACCCAGCGCCGTGCGCACGGACTCCGTGAAGGCCTCGCGGTACCGCGAGCGCAGGTGCTCGAGCTCCGGCCCCAGCTGCTCGCCGAACGCGGACTCGACGGAGTCCTGCGCGGCGGAGTCGGCCCGGGCCTCGGAGCGCTTCAGGTTGAGCGCGATGCGCAGCGCCGCCACCCGCACCCAGCCGCCCAGCGCGCCGCCACCGGTGAACTCCGCGATCTTCGGCTCACCCGTGAACAGTCGCTCGCGGAGCAGTTGCCGCACCTCCGCCACGAACGCGGGCGAGCGGTCCACGCCGGACACGAACGCGCCGACGTCGCGGAGGTAGCCGTCCTCGAAGAACTGGAGCGCGGCGCGGTCGTGCCGCAGGCACCCGGAGGCCAGGTACAGCTCCGAGAAGGCAGGCGAGGCCCCTTCGAGCGCCTCCAGGAGCGCTGTCGGAGATGTCAGCCGCTCCGCGACGAACGTCACGAAGGCGAGCGGCTCCAGCTCCACTCCGGGCCAGCGCGACCGGGCGCGGTCGAGCGACGCACGGAGCAACTCCTCCAGGCGCGAGGGCTCCGGAAGCGAAGCAGGCGCGCGGCCAGGGGCCGCGAGAAAGGCGGAGGCCAAAGGAGTGGGCGCAGGGGACACGCCCGGGACGCTAGCACCCCCACCGTCCGTCCAAGCCCACGTTGCTGGTGACCCCCGGAGTTCCACGGGCGAGAATGCCGGAGCGCTTCACTTCCCAGAGGACACCGCCATGCGCGTCATCAACTTCAATCCCGGCCCGGCCGGCCTCCCCACGGCAGCGCTGGAGCGGGCCCGGGACGAGCTGCTCGACTTCCAGGGCACGGGGATGTCGATCATTGAGCACAGCCACCGGGGCAAGGCGTTCGAGGCCGTCCACAACGAGACCCTCGCCCTCGTGAAGGAGCTGCTGGCCGTCCCGGACACCCACGAGATCCTCTTCCTCCAGGGCGGCGCCTCACAGCAGTTCGCGCAGGTGCCCATGAACTTCCTGCCCCAGGGCGGCTCGGCGGACTACGTGGTGACGGGCGGCTGGAGCGAGAAGGCGGTGGACGAGGCGCGCTACTACGGCACGCCGCGCATCGCCGCGAACACGGTGGACAAGGACAAGCGCTTCACGCGGATCCCCACCCAGGCCGAGCTCCAGCTGGATCCAAAGGCCGCCTACGTCCACATGACGAGCAACAACACGCTCTTCGGGACGCAATGGCACACGTTCCCGGAAGTGGGGCAGGTGCCGCTGGTGGCGGACATGAGCTCCGACATCCTGTGGAAGCCCATCGACGTGAGCCGCTTCGCGCTCATCTACGCGGGGGCCCAGAAGAACATCGGGCCGTCGGGCATCGTCCTGGTGCTGGTGGAGAAGTCCTTCCTGGCGAAGGGCCGCAAGGACATCCCGAAGATCTTCCGCTACACGACCTACGCGGAGAACAACTCGCTCTACAACACGCCGCCGACCTTCTCCATCTACCTCTGCCGCAACGTGCTCGCGTGGATCAAGGGCGTGGGCGGCCTGAAGCAGGTGGAGGCCTGGAACCGCGAGAAGGGCGAGCTGCTCTACGCCGCCATCGACCGCAACGCGGGCTTCTAC
This DNA window, taken from Corallococcus coralloides DSM 2259, encodes the following:
- a CDS encoding serine/threonine-protein kinase, with protein sequence MSGCPSEETILAFVEDRLPHEQRALAEAHLSRCDSCGSLLAAVAATWHAEGRFAEAAPPPRSFAPGEQVGPYVIVDHAGSGAMGDVYRARDGRLGRDVALKVLPVRFARDPERLARFQQEARAVGALSHPHLLTLFDVGTQEDVPYLVTEWLEGVTLRARLMRGPMPPEQAVRLGIQLSQGLAAAHARGVIHRDLKPANIFLCANGSARVLDFGLARLTERIEDASLTQSGAVVGTAGYMAPEQIRGQGVDARADVFSLGAVLHEAVSGRAPFDGDSPVERMSAALRDAPPVLPGELGTVIARCLAKAPGERFQSAQDLAFALESIAARGAPLAERRRVIPRPALFAAVAVLLLFVAGGLMSFGLRQATPAVATDPSSRPTYRPVTFRRGHVLNARFSADGHTLLYGAAWEGGPAQLYSARTERPLSQPLGQHADVLAASSKGDLAVLLEPRFFDADHGSGTLGLMPLAGGAPRAVLDGVLEADWGRADGPLAVVRRVGENFRLEQPPGTVRFESQGWISHARVSPDGARIAFLFHEHPKDDRGGVWVLEKDGPPRELSSDWASIRGLAWAPDGREVWFTASRTGADSELFAVDLHGTTRPVDRIAGRMVLHDISRDGSVLVDHPVIRTGLAFGHAGAEKDLTWSDSSFMTDMSRDGRTFLFAEGAEVEGPTYGAYLRTTDGAPPIRLGDGIPMALSPDGKQVLTVRYGERMEFLLLPTGAGEPRSLSLEPVTAVLSARWFPDGKRLLLRAHEEGRPARLWVFEPGAGAPRPITAEGMGFYTVISPDGLRLATVDAEGSLRLFSQTGEALGTVPGRFTDHWVVGWDASGEALYLRSVSLPVRVSRVDVKTGASTPHLTVPAGGVMPGLISVMTMAISEDGKFYTYSYNAALSRLFLVEGLARARSSPE
- a CDS encoding SMP-30/gluconolactonase/LRE family protein, producing the protein MRVRSWLSVVTLAATVSACEPFPEAPRSVPTEAQWPGEDFYPEGIASAKDGTLYAGSLGTGAIARVKPGALGAEVFVPGRPAFGIYGLAVDEAHDTLWACTYDDLLPPAQPAHLAAYALSTGALKASHPMPGESGFCNDVTVDAAGNVYATDSFTNIVVRLAVGGTALTTWASDDAFAPSEEGAFTLNGIAYDGAGRLYVVKSDTGTLFAIDIQPDGSAAAPVSIPVSPALETPDGLEWVDSGRLLVVENTAGQASIVTLGEGSGVKEVLANGFGEPTAAALTADGAWVLESQMGYLFGAPGTPTLPFRAYRVAVPPLLP
- a CDS encoding sigma-70 family RNA polymerase sigma factor, with amino-acid sequence MLRASLDRARSRWPGVELEPLAFVTFVAERLTSPTALLEALEGASPAFSELYLASGCLRHDRAALQFFEDGYLRDVGAFVSGVDRSPAFVAEVRQLLRERLFTGEPKIAEFTGGGALGGWVRVAALRIALNLKRSEARADSAAQDSVESAFGEQLGPELEHLRSRYREAFTESVRTALGELSDRDRTLMRLYHVEALSLDAIAALYRVHMSTVSRWLSRAREQVAETTTRRLCERLGVGASSVDSIAALVVSQVDLSLTRLLGPGS
- the serC gene encoding 3-phosphoserine/phosphohydroxythreonine transaminase; translation: MRVINFNPGPAGLPTAALERARDELLDFQGTGMSIIEHSHRGKAFEAVHNETLALVKELLAVPDTHEILFLQGGASQQFAQVPMNFLPQGGSADYVVTGGWSEKAVDEARYYGTPRIAANTVDKDKRFTRIPTQAELQLDPKAAYVHMTSNNTLFGTQWHTFPEVGQVPLVADMSSDILWKPIDVSRFALIYAGAQKNIGPSGIVLVLVEKSFLAKGRKDIPKIFRYTTYAENNSLYNTPPTFSIYLCRNVLAWIKGVGGLKQVEAWNREKGELLYAAIDRNAGFYRAPVEKASRSYMNVVFRLPDEKLEEAFVAEGARAGMVGLKGHRITGGIRVSLYNAVTVDHVKTLVSFMDDFAKRNG